The genomic DNA GCTTCCTTCCGCTCCCGCCATGCAGGACCGCGATCGGCTACTCACTCGCGCGATCAGAAGTCGTATGCGGGCTCGGCGTCAAGGATCCTCGTGAACATCGCGATGAGCCCTTCGAGGTCGGATTCGGCTCGCGCGGCATGGCAGGCACCATGCAACTCGACCAGGTCGGTCTTCTCCCAGTCGAGCCCGGCACCACGTTCGGAAAGGAGAAGGTCGAAGAACTCGCGGGTCGAGCGACCATTGCCCTCCCGGAAGGGGTGAGCGAAGTTCACATAGTCGTAGAGGTACGCGACGGTACGCGCAAGCTCTGCCTCGGGAACAGCCTCGAGCTGCTCTAGGCGGTGAATCTCGGCGGCCACATGGTTCATCGGCTGGCTGATGCTATTGGGCGGACAGAAGGACTCGTCGCCC from Nocardia higoensis includes the following:
- a CDS encoding Fic/DOC family protein, giving the protein MPHPWDVGDPERNWQGYFVPGTSILSNRVGAVTAEELQDAENDLVEARVIELREAPDLLSDRSYDLAYLKAIHYQLFQDVYVWAGQVRTVGIEKGDESFCPPNSISQPMNHVAAEIHRLEQLEAVPEAELARTVAYLYDYVNFAHPFREGNGRSTREFFDLLLSERGAGLDWEKTDLVELHGACHAARAESDLEGLIAMFTRILDAEPAYDF